In the Nerophis ophidion isolate RoL-2023_Sa linkage group LG01, RoL_Noph_v1.0, whole genome shotgun sequence genome, one interval contains:
- the smdt1b gene encoding single-pass membrane protein with aspartate-rich tail 1b, translating to MAVSVLRLSLRHIARNYGLPGRNSASKTSYLNRTTPSRSAVSTSSGAILPKPDKTPFGLIRMTVVVVPFLYVGTLISKNFAALLEEHDIFVPEDDDDDD from the exons ATGGCGGTGAGTGTTTTACGGCTCTCCCTGAGACATATCGCCCGGAATTATGGCTTACCGGGCCGTAACAGCGCTTCAAAAACGTCGTATCTAAACAGGACGACACCAAGTCGAAGTGCGGTTTCGACGTCGTCGGGTGCTATCCTGCCCAAACCGGATAAA ACACCATTCGGTCTGATCCGCATGACGGTGGTGGTGGTGCCTTTCCTCTACGTGGGAACTCTGATCAGCAAGAACTTTGCAGCCCTCCTGGAGGAGCACGACATCTTCGTCCCcgaagacgacgacgacgacgactga